The genomic region GTGAGCTGTGGACAGTCCCTCCTCACACAGGTACTTATTCTGGCAGCACCCTGGGAACAGACCTTGGGCAACCTCCAGGAGACTCCCCACTTGCGTCTTCATGTGGAATTCCACAGCTCTCTCTTCCTAACGCAAACACCCCTGCATGTGCTCTTTCACACAGCCCCAAGATGTGGTGCCTCCTcgtgctgctctgctcccaagGAATTGCCTTTTCAGCAGGAGTCACAACACCCTCCACTCTGAATTCAGACAAAAGCCAGTACAGGAAGACTCGCAACCCCGAATGCTTTATGAACGTTGTAAGTTGGGTcaccttctctccctttctttccaaagcgTCTCTCCAAGTACCGCTACCACTGCCCCATTGCTAACAGTCCCTGTCAGGAGGCTAAAAGTAGGACCCCTTCACCCCTTCAAAGGGATGCCTCCAGCAATGTGATAGGAGCAGCCCCCTAGAAGAAAACTCAATGCTCCTATCCAAACGGTCCGAGCTGCCAGAGAGAAGAATTCCTTTGCAGTGGAGGCAAAGGCTGGTTTCTAGTCTCAAGGGAAGCAAAGTCCTCCCTTTCTGTAACAACCTGTTTGCTCAGTACAGTGGCAAGGGAGGTTGAACCCCTTCTTCAAACTGCAGATTCTCACAACACAAAGTAGTCCAAGACCCCTTGCTCTGAATCACCAAAGTTTTCCTCACAATAGTGGCAAGAGTGTAATAGGTGGTGCTGTGAGTGAGTCTGTAATAGGAGATCCACCCTACCTGGCTTGCCTAATCACACTCTGGCAAGAAAGGATTCATTATGGACCAAAACCCACATCTTTTGGCACTGTCTTATACAGATACTGATGGATGTTTACTCTCTAGAAAGGTATGATCTGCATCAGCCTTGCACAGCATGACAAACTATCTCCCAACAGGTTAGTCACTCAGTACAGTTCTGCTTTGTCCCATAACATGGGGTCAAATACCAGATAACTACCACCTAAGCTAGTCTGAAGAAGACTTTGATGCACCTTTTTACAAGACCTGTAATATTTATTCTCGGCCATGGTCCCTGTGGCCAGAGGCCTTGCACCACCATCTCAGAACAGCCCACATCCACACTGCTCAGCTTGGTTACCTTCCAAAGCAGGACAACTTGCATGTTAACAAGCTCTCCTTTGGCTTCCCACAGAGTGAAATTATCAGATATCATGGATACCCCAGCGAGGAATATCAAGTTACCACGGAGGATGGATACATTCTTGGTGTTTTCAGAATTCCCGCTGGGAGGAACAGCCAAAATACAGGTGTGACAGAGCTATAGGACATAAGGAAGGTCTGGGAGCCAACTCTTACAGGGGTCCCCCATCTTTCCCCTTTGCACATGCAATGGCATGTTCCACACCTTTCCCTCTCAGCCAGACCACCTAGTCAGGAATGTGGCCTGAATTCTGAATCCATCTGAAGTCCACACATTCAGTGTCTCTGTCCTTATTTCAGACTTTTCTAATAATTTCATCATATCCCAGTTTTTTTCCATCATGTGGGCTGGGGGAGGGTTTGGTAGACTGGATTTGGGGAGGTTTTGCATTAACACCCTAAGTAATACAAATTTAAGCCTGACAACAAAGCCTCTCAGATTAGGCATATGAATATTAATTCCCAGCTTCTGAAGGACAGAGATATTCTTAAGGAAGGTGATAAGAAATCAGGTCATcaatagaaaacaaatgcatttcatCTGCTTCATCACATTTTCtgaatggaataaaaatttCTGCCTGGAATTTGAGGTGCCCTGGATGCTGCTACTTTGTTTATTACTCCTTGTTATaattatagaataatttagTTTGGATCCTATTTGGATCTCCTCCTTTGGAGATCATCTGGACCAGCCTCACTCTCAAAGTAAGGTTAAGCAAAGTCAGATCAGGGGCCTCtcagccctgctcagctggTTACTGAATAGACCTAAGGGCAGATATGCTGCTTTGTGTGAATTATTCTTTGTCTTCCATACACTGTTATGCCTTCAGCAGTTTTTAGCTATGGGTAGCTGGTTTCAATACAGGGACATGTAAGTTGGCTTTCCAGTGCAAGAGGAGGTGGGGATAGGCCTCctcattaaattatttatttgccaGTCCTGTCATGAAATGGTTATGATATGTCATGAAACGGTTCCTGCTTGCATGGAACAAATTCTTCAGGTTTCTCAGACCAATATCTATGCATAGTTCTCCTGGGAGCTTCTTGAagaaggaaagatttaaaacCTCTCATAAGCTAAACTCTGCACCCCAATCTTAAATACACATTAACTACTGCTCCAATATAAGAATACTTTCATCTTTTCCAGGGCAAAAGCCTGTAGTCTTCCTACAGCATGCTTTTCTAGGAGATGCTACCCATTGGATTTCTAACCTGCCCAACAACAGCTTGGGCTTCCTCCTCGCAGATGCTGGCTATGATGTCTGGATGGGAAACAGCCGAGGGAACACTTGGTCTTTAAAACACAAGACCCTTAATCCCAGCCAGAAAGCGTTCTGGCAGTTCAGGTACTCTGTAGAGGGAGAATTACTCAAGACAGAAACTCCGAAGGAACTAGATAGCTTCAGCCTGACAGTTTTTACCTAAACCAGCATCAGAACAGGGTCTACACCAACCAAGGAGAGTAAAGAACCAGACAAAGAAGGATGCTCACTACTACTCAGAGTTGGGAGCATTGGCTGGGGAAGAGATTTCAGACACTGGGAAATGAAATGGGATGCTGAGGAAAAGGGGGACAGTATTGTAAGAGGGAGAGCAAGAACCTCAGCTAGAACAGGCTGAGCAGCCTTGTCTAGAAATCCCTGATCTCTCACAGCTGAATTCAACCAAGtgagaaatgtgttttgtaaCCCATGCTGGCGAGAGCTCTGATGAAATTCAGTTCCCCAAGGGCTGCAGCTGACAGGCTAAACTGGAACCTCCTCCACAGAGAGCCCAAGGCATCAGGCAGCCTGGCAGGACAGCTGTGTCCCTCtagccccttccccagctcaaGCAAGAATGCAGACAAAGCATGCAACCTTGTCTTTCAATGGGTCCTGCTTGGTGCAACGAACAAAACTGACATTCAGTAACTCACACTGTGATAGCCGAATTGTCTGCTAGCTTTTTGTGTTCTCCCCTGCAGCTTTGATGAAATGGGTAAATACGATATTCCAGCAGAGCTGTACTTCATCATGAATAAAACTGGACAGAAGGATGTATACTATGTTGGTCACTCTGAAGGCACAACAACAGGTAATGTCAGGACACTCACGGTTCACAACCATTCGTGTTCTTATCTGATCAGTAGGTAGGCCTCTCCATTGattcagttgtttttcttgtttctggaGAGCTAGCAAATGTAGAAGTGCCTTCTGAATTGAGATTtggaaaatatgcaaaacttttctaaaaacaGCTTTGGTTACCCTTAATAAGCAAAGAAACCTAATAGCAGATCCAAATATAGTTcaacttttcaaataattagAGACATAAAAGTGGTTATTTACCAGGTACTTCAGATACAGGCATTGggtatttttcttacattctcAGCAACAGAATTTTCATTAAGTTCATCTTTTGTATTAAGACatacaattattttccttgtgaacaggaaggaaaaactaaaaagataaaacagcACATACAATACATAAATTCAAATAacagaagacaaggaaaaaaaacctcaacattACTAAGTCATGTGACTTAATGGCAATCTTACAATTTAAAGCATAGTTCATGAGTGGCTATAACTGGCCCcattactgtttaaaaacatattgccagagactgaaaattaggaaagaaaaaacattaataacttattttctcttAGTGCCAGCCTTTAGCATTAACTCACTTCATGGCCTCTGAATGCAACTAACTTTCTTTTAGCATCAGCTGAAAGTTCCTGATGTTTATGGTTTATGTGCAAGGTCCATGAATGGACATTGATTAGAAATGAGCAACTGCCAGTTCGTTAATGTAAATGAcccagaaaaaagagaaggaaatgtggGAAAATCATATATTGTCACAGCtccaaaccttttctttcttttcctctcataAGAGTATTTAAAGACCCTCATGGCAAAACAGACTAACCATCTAGGCTTTCTTCAGCTGCCTTCAATGCAAACAATCAGTTGAAAACACTCAAAGCTCCCAGTATTCAGCTAATTATTCTATGGTTTCATGGAAGCATAAACATACATAGAAGTTTAGAGACTATAATCTGAAAACCTCATTTTTATGAGAGTTTTTTGAACTTTAGACTGAATTGATTTTTGTCATGAAAACCTCATTGACATGTTGCCTACAAAAACTGTTCTGATAAAGGCAATGTCCAGACATGCTCTAAACCTCAGAATGAACTTTGCCTCccaaataaaattcatttcagGACTTAGCTTCAACACTTGCCTTAGGTAAAACATGTAGCACAGACAAACATGGACAACAGATAATGGGCTGCAAATCTAGTTTCACTTCTTGTTTGCTACCtactgcttatttatttatttagtctGTGGAAGATGTCTTCACTAACTCAGGCTGTCTATTCTGTGTTTGCAGGCTTCATAGCATTTTCTACATACCCTGAGCTGGCTAAACGGGTGAAAATGTTCTGTGCTCTGGGCCCAGTAACCACATGCTCACATGGTACAAGCCCTCTGATTAAGTTAGCACAAGCTCCTGAACCACTGCTCAGGGTatgtaatttttccttctaagaGGCCTAATGCCTGACTTACCTTCACAGGGTTCACTTAACCTGAGACGAAGTGTTCCCAAACACGTGGCATGCTGATACTGAGCTTGGGATGAAACAAGTGCTCTTGAAAAATCTGTTCCCAAACTCTGTGGGggaaatactgcaaaaatagGGCTTGTAGCAGCAGGTCCCAGTGAAGTAGGAGACTTGTGAAACTCTGTCTCGTCATAGGACTCTTGCTGTTAACTAATATTTTGCTGGCCTCATGCAGGAGGACCTAAACCAGAGCCACAATAATAGCCATGACAATCTCTGGGACTTCAGAAATGAGTGAGCATTGAGGTCACTACACTAGAAATGGAAGGACAGCTTCCACCAGGACTGATGCCAGTAATATGAAGAAGGAAGGATATGTGATGCACTATGGGGAAGAAGGTGTTTTAAGGGATACTGGGAGGGTAAGCTGTTTCAGCAATCTTTGAATACTGAGTTAGGAGGCTAGGCTGTTAGCAACAGTTTCCTGCATAAAATGCTCctgtaacaagaaaaaaaagtgttgcgcttttcccttccctcagtTCGTACTTGGCTGCAAAGGAGCCATGCACCAACTTGGATTTCTGAGAGGACCTGTGACACAGTTATGTGCAAACCTGGATAAGTTTTGTGGCCATGTACTCTGTTACATAGCTGGAGGCAACATAAAAAATCTGAACACGGTAAGTATATGCAAGAACACCTGCTCAAAACTAAGGTGATTTTGGAAGTAACTGTCATGTATGTAAACATACGTAAACCACAACGTAGTTCTCAGCAGACTGAGGGAATGCCAGGACATTGCGTGGTGCGAACAGTGCCAAACAGGACTAGAGCTAATGATGGATGGGACCAACAACTAGGGACATTCCAATCCCAGAAAGAAAGGACTGAATTCAGTCTGGAGCTATATTGCACATGTCAATAGATGTGCCCTCTTTTGGGGCTAAGCTGATCAGATTTTGGCCATACACAGATGCTCTTTAAAAAGAGCCAATGGATGATGGAGTCAGTCTTCTTCTTGGTAGTACAGTTCCCAGTTTCCTTCCTTAGCATGCAGACACCAGGGTCCTctgaacactgaaataattaaaagacaggaaaaagctccttttctcttcccacttTTCATACTACTTGCACCAGAACTGGGTCCCAAAGAACTACTGTAAGGgccattttcccatttttgttGTCCTTAGAACTGGGCCCAACAGCTCAATCCACAACATGTAGAGCTACAGAAAGTCCTTGCACTGTGCCTGAGGACTGCAACACACCTACAGTGGGGATTCACAAAGGCTAGTGCATCAGTCAGAGGGGACAGGAGAGACAGGAGAGTTGTCGCTACGCTTGCCAACATATGGACACTGTAGCGTGTCTTAAATCCCCTTTACAGTGGCCAAACTATGCAGAAGCTGGCTTGTGTAATGTTTATTACTGCAATATCTGTAAAGACTGGGGCCCTTTTTACTCCATCTATAACCACTTGTAAAAGCACATATGGGAAAGCAGTGAGAATCAAAGGTTCGGTGCTAAAGCAATTAAAGGCATTGCAGTCCTTTTGAATTGCAGAGCTAAACCATTAAGGATTTTTCCTGACTTGGGTTAGGTCACTAATGTGGTTCTCAGGGCAAGATAACAAGTCTGAGGAGGAATCCGGGGAGATGGAATTGGAACATCTCCTTAACAGaactataaaaatgcaaacagaagaaaaagcaacctGTTTTGTAAACTGGCTTCTTCAGCACTAGGAGTAAAGTGAAGAGAAAACCGAATCTTCAAAAGACTTACACATGCATGGGGGTTTGGTGTGAGGTGAAGAATCAACTTTAAAAGGACTGGAAGGTTTTTCCCTACTGTTGCTGAACCACACGATCCCACAGCAGTACTATCTTCATGGAACAGGCTTGCTTTCATGAAGAAAGCATGCAGATGCATACTATTAGCCAGCTATTCCTAAGTCTGCTTCTCAGTTTTCTGTCAGATATTTGAAGAATATCCTGTTAAAATGGGGTTTTAACACAGCAGCAGTATGTTGCTCAGGCCCTTCACAGCTTCATCCTGTCACAACACTGCATCACTGCCTTTATa from Ciconia boyciana chromosome 8, ASM3463844v1, whole genome shotgun sequence harbors:
- the LOC140655291 gene encoding lysosomal acid lipase/cholesteryl ester hydrolase-like, which produces MWCLLVLLCSQGIAFSAGVTTPSTLNSDKSQYRKTRNPECFMNVSEIIRYHGYPSEEYQVTTEDGYILGVFRIPAGRNSQNTGQKPVVFLQHAFLGDATHWISNLPNNSLGFLLADAGYDVWMGNSRGNTWSLKHKTLNPSQKAFWQFSFDEMGKYDIPAELYFIMNKTGQKDVYYVGHSEGTTTGFIAFSTYPELAKRVKMFCALGPVTTCSHGTSPLIKLAQAPEPLLRFVLGCKGAMHQLGFLRGPVTQLCANLDKFCGHVLCYIAGGNIKNLNTSRIDTYVGHSPAGTSVQNIIHWHQIRDADRFQAYDYGSKENMKKYNQSAPPAYKIEKISTPIAVWSAGHDKFADPKDVAKLLPRITNLIYHEHFPAWGHLDFIWGLDATEKMYHKIIEIITKYL